The window ATCTCTGAAAGCATCTCCTCCAGCAGTCGCTTTACCTCCTCCGCCTCCTCCTCGTACTTCGCTAGCATCTCGCGGCGCTTCTCCTCCGGGATCGACTCGGCGGCTGGGTCCTCCTGAATGTATTTCTTTTTTTTCTCAAGGATTCGCAACAATTCCTCCCTGTCCTTCAGGAGCTTCTGCCACTCCAGGTAGCTCTGTTGATCCTCGTCTTCTTTGATAAAAGCTCTGCTCATGGCCATCCCCCCTCTCGCAACCGGCGAAAAGCAAACAGAGCGCAAGGCCACGGATGCTATCCGAGGCCCTGCAGGCTTTTCACGATGATGTATTAAGACACATCAAGCCCACAGCACTACTGCGGTATTGGCACGTCGAAGGCGTACCGAAGAGGGGTGCGACATACAACACCGGTCGCCTCCGCCCCTGCCCTTGTTTGCCCGCGACGTATCTCTGTCGCCTCGTTTATGATGACACGAGAACATGATCGCCTGCTGAACACCCAGTTATGCAGCAGCCTAATGTCCATACTATTATTGTCCGTAGAGCCTTTTTTTGCAAGTACCGGGATGTCGCCGCAGGCAGCGCGGCCCTCCAAGGGGGATGCGGGGAAGGTGCGGGCTCCATAAAAATGCCCGCGTCTTCCCCGCATCCTTGTTGCGCGAAGAATCTTGACTACAGGTTCTTCACCACCATGGCGACGCCCTGCCCGCCGCCGATGCATGCACTCACGATTCCAAGCTCCTTGTTCATGCGCTTCAGAGAATAGACGAGGGTCGCAAGGATCTTGCCCCCCGTGGCGCCTATCGGATGCCCGAGCGCTATCGCCCCGCCGCACGGGTTCAATCTCTCCATGTCGAAGGGCATGTCGCGGTGGCACGCCAGGATCTGCGCCGAGAAGGCCTCGTTTATCTCTATTATCTCCATGTCGTTCAGCTCAAGCCCGGCGCGCTCAAGAGCCTTGGGCATCACCACCACAGGACCGAGTCCCATGTGAACCGCGTCAAGCGCCCCGGAGGCGTATCCGAGTATCTCTGCGAGTGGCTTGTGCCCGTTGGCCTGAGCCCACTCGGCGTCCGCTACGATGCACGCGCTTCCAGCGTCGCAGAGCGCGGAGCTGGACCCAGCCGTTATCGTCCCGTCCTTCTTGAAGATGGGCGGCAGCTTGGCCAGCGACTCGAGGGATGTGTCGGTGCGCGGGATTTCATCGGTATCTACAGTGATTGTCCCCTTCTTCCTGTCCTTGACATCGACGGAGACTATCTCCTCCTTGAAGAAACCGCCCTCGATCGCCGCCACTGCCTTCCTATGGCTGTTCAGAGCATACTCGTCCTGCTCCTCCCTGCTGATCGAGCGCTCCTCCGCAAGGATCTCGGCGGTCGCCCCCATAAGCATGTCCGACAGTGGGCAGTGAAAGCCGTCCTTGTGAAGGATGTCCTGCGCCTTTTTCTCTCCCATCCGGAAACCCCACCGGGCGTCCTGAAGGATGTAGGGCGTGTTCGACGCGCTCTCCATTCCTCCGGAGGCCATCGCCACGGCATCGCCTAACCGAATCCTGTCGGCGGCAAGCATCGCCGTTCTAAGGCTCGAGCCGCAGCGCTTGTTCAGGGTGAAGGCCGGTATGTCATCCGGAAGGCCCGCCCGAAACATGGCGATCCTGGCGGGGTTCGCTCCCACCCCGGCCTGCCATCCGTTGCCCATTATCACCTCTGCGATATCCTTCGGGTCTACCCCCGATCTTTTAACAGCCTCGGAGAGGGCCGCCGCCCCCAAGTCCGGGGCCTCCACTCTCTTGAGCGCGCCGCCGAACTTTCCTCCGGGCGTCCTGCAAGCACTTAGAATAACGACTCTTCTCATCTTTCGTGTCCTTTCATAGTCGTCACGCTACTCCCTTCATCGGGGAGAGATCGGGGGAGACGTCGAAGTCCATCGTGGTGTTGGCCTTGAGTTCCT of the Synergistaceae bacterium genome contains:
- a CDS encoding thiolase family protein yields the protein MRRVVILSACRTPGGKFGGALKRVEAPDLGAAALSEAVKRSGVDPKDIAEVIMGNGWQAGVGANPARIAMFRAGLPDDIPAFTLNKRCGSSLRTAMLAADRIRLGDAVAMASGGMESASNTPYILQDARWGFRMGEKKAQDILHKDGFHCPLSDMLMGATAEILAEERSISREEQDEYALNSHRKAVAAIEGGFFKEEIVSVDVKDRKKGTITVDTDEIPRTDTSLESLAKLPPIFKKDGTITAGSSSALCDAGSACIVADAEWAQANGHKPLAEILGYASGALDAVHMGLGPVVVMPKALERAGLELNDMEIIEINEAFSAQILACHRDMPFDMERLNPCGGAIALGHPIGATGGKILATLVYSLKRMNKELGIVSACIGGGQGVAMVVKNL